From Herbaspirillum sp. WKF16:
ACGACCTGCTGGGCCACGTGCGCGAACGCAGCGGCGGCGCCCTGCCCGGCATCGCGCCGTCCAACACCTATCCCACCCGCGACGGCAGCTATGTGGTCATCGCCGGCAACAGCAATCCCATCTTCAAGCGCCTGATGCACGCCATCGGCCGCGCCGACCTGGCCGACGATCCGGCGCTGGAGCATAACGACGGCCGCGTGCGACAGGTCGCGCTGCTGGACGCGGCGATCGCCGGCTGGACATCGGCGCACCCCATCGCCGAGGTGCTGGCGGCGCTGGAGCAGGCCGGCGTGCCGGCCGGCCGCATCTACTCGGTGGCCGACATCGTCGCCGATCCGCACTACCAGGCGCGCGACATGATCCTCCAGTCGCGCCTGCCCGATGGCGTGGAAGTGAAGATGCCGGGCATCGTGCCCAAGCTCTCCGACACCCCGGGCCAGGTGCGCTGGCAGGGTCCGGCGCTGGGCCAGCACACCGGCGAGATCCTGGCCGGCCTGGGCCTGGACGAGGCCGATATCGCGCGCCTGCGCGCGCAGGGAGTGGTGCAATGAACGCCCCCCATCCCGAGCGCCTGATCGTGCAGGAAGTCGCGCCGCGCGACGGCTTGCAGATCGAACCCACCTGGGTCGGCACCGCCGACAAGATCGCCTTGATCGACGGCCTCTCGCAGGCCGGCTTCAGCCGCATCGAGGCCGGCTCCTTCGTCTCGCCCAAGGCCATCCCGGCGCTGCGCGACGGCGAGGAAGTGTTTCGCGGCATCGTCCGCCGCGAGGGCGTGACCTATGTCGCCCTGATCCCCAACCTGAAGGGGGCGCAACGCGCCATCGCGGCCGGCGCCGATGAACTGAACCTGGTGATGTCGGCCAGCCAGACGCACAACCGCGCCAACATGCGCATGAGCTGCGAGGCTTCGCTGGCGGGCTTCGGCGAGATCGTCTCCTTTGCGAAGGATCATCCGGTGTCGCTCAACGCCACCGTGGCGACGAGCTTCGGCTGCCCGTTCGAGGGCGGCATCGATGAGGATCGCGTGCTGGACATCGTCGCGCATTACCTGGCGCTGGGCATTCCCAACGTCACGCTGGCCGACACCACCGGCATGGCCAATCCGGCGCAGGTCAGGCGCATCGTCGCGCGCGCGCTCACGCTGCTGCCGGCCGCCGCGCTGACGCTGCACTTCCACAACACGCGCGGGCTGGGGCTGGTCAACGTGCTGGCCGCCTACGAGGCCGGCGCGCGCCGCTTCGATGCCGCCCTGGGGGGATTGGGCGGCTGCCCGTTCGCGCCGGGCGCCTCCGGCAACATCTGCACCGAAGACCTGGTGAACATGTGCGAGGAGATCGGTATCCCGACCGGCATCGACCTGCCGCGCCTGCTCGCCATGTCGCGCGGGTTGCCGGCCCTGCTGGGGCATGACGTGCCGGGCCAGGTGGCCAAGGCGGGACGCAACTGCGACCTGCACCCGATACCGGCGGCGCTGCAGGCTGCCGCCTAGAACCGACGCATCACAACAAGAAGAGAAGCTCACCGGCCGCGCCCCGCGCGCGCCGGCAAGCCGTCCTTACGCCGTCAATTTCAACCAGGAGACAAGCAACATGAGCACCCACGCCGCCGCGGACCTGCCGCGCCCCACCACCGCGCAAGCCGCGGCTTCCGACATCGGCGCCATCGTGCGCCGCGCCACCTGGCGCATCATGCCGCTGATCATGATCTGCTACCTGTTCGCCTTCTTCGACCGCATCAACATCAGCTTCGCCAAGTTCCAGCTGCAGGGCGACCTGGGCCTGTCCGACACCGCCTACGGCCTGGGCGCCAGCCTGTTCGTGGTGGGTTACGTGCTGTTCGAGGTGCCCAGCAACATGTTCCTCTACAAGGTCGGCGCGCGGCGCTGGATCGCCCGCATCATGATCTCCTGGGGCCTGGCCACGGCGGCCATGGTGTTCGTCACCAGCGAGTGGCAGTTCTACGGCTTGCGCTTCATCATCGGCGCGATGGAAGCCGGCTTCGCGCCCGGCGTGCTGTATTACCTGACGCTGTGGTTCCCCGACAGCCACCGCGGCCGCATCACCTCCATGCTGTTCCTGGCGTCGGCCTTCGCCGGCCTGATCGGGGCGCCGGTGTCGGGCATGATCCTGGGCCACCTGGAAGGCGTGATGGGCATCCGCGGCTGGCACTGGCTGTTCATGCTGGGCGGCCTCCCCTGCATCCTGCTGGGCCTGGTGGTGCTGCGCCAGCTGAAGGATCGCATCGAGGACGCGCACTGGCTCTCGCCGGCCGAGCAGCAGACGCTGTCGGCGCATGTCTCTTCGCCTGCGCGCCATGAGCGCGGCCACTCGCTGCTCTCGGCGATCAAGACCCCGGGCTTCCTGATGCTGGGCCTGGTGTATTTCCTGATCCAGGTTGCCTCCTATGGCCTGAACTTCTGGGCGCCGCACCTGATCCGCAGCGCCGGCACCCAGAACCCGACCGTGATCGGCCTGCTGACGGCGGTGCCCTACCTGTGCGGCGCCACCGCCATGATCATCGTGGGCCGC
This genomic window contains:
- a CDS encoding MFS transporter, whose amino-acid sequence is MSTHAAADLPRPTTAQAAASDIGAIVRRATWRIMPLIMICYLFAFFDRINISFAKFQLQGDLGLSDTAYGLGASLFVVGYVLFEVPSNMFLYKVGARRWIARIMISWGLATAAMVFVTSEWQFYGLRFIIGAMEAGFAPGVLYYLTLWFPDSHRGRITSMLFLASAFAGLIGAPVSGMILGHLEGVMGIRGWHWLFMLGGLPCILLGLVVLRQLKDRIEDAHWLSPAEQQTLSAHVSSPARHERGHSLLSAIKTPGFLMLGLVYFLIQVASYGLNFWAPHLIRSAGTQNPTVIGLLTAVPYLCGATAMIIVGRLSDARGERRRFVIGLLTLAAIGFFAAGVFERQTALLIAALGVMGAGVVAAIPAFWALPPKLVTGAGAAAGIALINTLGQLGGIVSPVMVGRIRDVTGSTTPALYAIGGMTILCMLLLMFAMPASLREKEQVEG
- a CDS encoding hydroxymethylglutaryl-CoA lyase; translated protein: MNAPHPERLIVQEVAPRDGLQIEPTWVGTADKIALIDGLSQAGFSRIEAGSFVSPKAIPALRDGEEVFRGIVRREGVTYVALIPNLKGAQRAIAAGADELNLVMSASQTHNRANMRMSCEASLAGFGEIVSFAKDHPVSLNATVATSFGCPFEGGIDEDRVLDIVAHYLALGIPNVTLADTTGMANPAQVRRIVARALTLLPAAALTLHFHNTRGLGLVNVLAAYEAGARRFDAALGGLGGCPFAPGASGNICTEDLVNMCEEIGIPTGIDLPRLLAMSRGLPALLGHDVPGQVAKAGRNCDLHPIPAALQAAA